The Oncorhynchus keta strain PuntledgeMale-10-30-2019 chromosome 17, Oket_V2, whole genome shotgun sequence genome has a window encoding:
- the LOC118396155 gene encoding proline-rich transmembrane protein 4-like has protein sequence MAVVMCISLFLFLLLLFLSLTPPLHLHAFPLATEAPPHPHTDTQIDVQVSHSPLGASWALVGLNAGARMANSLGWFPGLRGPILEPEETEKQDYTDEFQGTIGEYHDLLESPEQSPKTVPRQTGLETFRFTEADSVTAWMEIKPPTGTLFRNGLPDRIQDGDPENELKESNTREKAGSPLTTSQDGQTPLIHLSLPQNGDSIGRPKPILHFRSDYTETPGFNPLTRPTLPTPVTAQLGSTPHPDQDQPIALATDKGLLSLDQPATPHRDMMEGDIVMETGDFSELEDDTENLTDSGTDTGVSPEKVWPKAATNETPILDCSLETKATPCNTNQSWSPVYPDDIISNKSQRPILSLTPPLFVPLYSDWNSALATWGFAWEVHIYGLGSVFAALGLISVLCLLGLPLRCPPGSPYFTLLHLFLLATGGTRAFTLLYDAYSHQDRLSALGSLLLSELPLPCLTSAFSLSFLLISLRSRMHLSLPFSLSLSLPLSALPRPCLLFSLSLLHFGASLGSITLFHVFPSLPVLLLLPQGVFILLCLLLPCSFLLFYCFVRQDTKHVQRLSDGEGEVTGSPVLVGRPSRCPFAEAGEWSRAAGAGVGGSLCLLSCGGLQLYGMLHAMGFGGVSAGAGFQPWPWWGYQLGCRLCEVGVCLSLSIIGTHPLLFCCSNSCPWTKPNCNPRPGSWVQLPCASPSGGPSHPLPLSPALPPPYPWSLGQEEKLVVCDVISKRQSEAFPLYTLMDPPSNGLNLHPNLNTHPGQTRTSRHPHLPDPPSPPWMPQAGVASQDSSQASLVLDTDSTMYLRPPSPIDLSRSIDQALYSETLFPHSLFSHPRLLHASSSLSLNSPGSHLSKSASQPGHSSADSSLYRSSSCRDVDMSPTRPPQPGCFLPGHGDPISPPERWWRGSNSSCMCQESLSGSSQGLFSSPGAGGAHSHPHSTRGQLPSQSSLPRTLPNLSHHRHYRTLSSTSQDSQGEGRLAGREDLSESRLLEQDLAVQAEFVNVCRQIDALSVCSDTIDL, from the exons ATGGCTGTTGTgatgtgtatctctctcttcctgttcctgctcctcctcttcctctccctcactcctcccctccatctgcaTGCCTTCCCCCTGGCGACAGAGGCACCAcctcacccacacacagacacacagatagatgTACAGGTTTCACACAGCCCTTTAGGGGCATCCTGGGCTCTGGTAGGCCTCAACGCTGGAGCCAGAATGGCCAACTCTCTGGGTTGGTTTCCAGGGCTGAGGGGCCCCATACTGGAACCTGAGGAAACTGAGAAACAGGACTACACAGACGAGTTTCAAGGAACTATTGGTGAATACCATGATTTGCTAGAAAGCCCTGAGCAGTCACCTAAAACTGTCCCCAGACAAACAGGGCTGGAGACATTCAGATTCACAGAGGCAGACAGTGTCACTGCATGGATGGAAATCAAACCCCCAACTGGGACCTTATTTAGGAATGGACTACCAGACAGGATCCAGGATGGAGATCCTGAAAATGAGCTGAAAGAGAGCAACACCAGGGAGAAGGCTGGATCCCCACTAACAACTTCACAGGATGGACAGACTCCTCTGATACATCTGTCACTCCCACAGAATGGAGATAGTATTGGTAGACCAAAACCCATCCTTCACTTTCGCTCTGACTATACAGAGACCCCAGGCTTTAATCCACTCACTAGGCCTACTTTACCAACCCCAGTGACAGCACAGCTAGGCTCCACTCCTCACCCGGACCAAGACCAACCCATAGCCTTGGCCACAGACAAAGGGTTGCTATCTCTGGACCAACCAGCCACCCCACACAGAGACATGATGGAAGGAGATATCGTGATGGAGACTGGAGACTTCTCAGAATTGGAGGACGACACAGAAAACCTCACAGATTCAGGAACAGACACAG GTGTGTCTCCAGAGAAGGTGTGGCCTAAGGCAGCCACCAATGAGACACCTATCCTCGACTGCAGCCTGGAGACCAAGGCCACACCCTGCAACACAAATCAATCCTGGAGCCCTGTTTACCCTGATGACATCATCTCAAATAAATCCCAGCGCCCCATTCTGTctctaacccctcctctcttcgtGCCTCTGTATTCTGATTGGAACTCAGCTCTGGCCACCTGGGGCTTTGCCTGGGAGGTCCACATCTACGGTCTAGGATCTGTGTTCGCTGCATTAGGTCTGATATCTGTACTCTGCCTGTTAGGCCTGCCCCTGCGCTGCCCCCCTGGAAGCCCCTACTTCACCCTGCTGCATCTGTTCCTCCTGGCCACTGGAGGCACTAGAGCATTCACTCTGCTGTATGATGCTTATAGTCACCAGGACCGCCTGTCTGCTCTGGGCTCTCTCCTACTTTCTGAGCTACCCTTACCCTGCCTCAcctctgccttctccctctccttcctcctcatctccctccgcTCTCGCAtgcacctctccctccctttctccctctctctctccctccctctctcagctctaCCCCGGCCCTGTCTCTTGTTCTCCCTTTCCCTGTTGCACTTTGGGGCCTCCCTGGGCTCCATAACTCTCTTCCATGTCTTCCCCAGCCTCCCTGTACTCCTCCTACTCCCCCAGGGAGTGTtcatcctcctctgcctcctcctcccctgctccttcctcctcttctactGCTTTGTACGACAAGACACCAAGCATGTCCAACGGCTGAGTGATGGTGAGGGAGAGGTAACAGGTTCCCCGGTGTTGGTGGGGCGGCCTTCCCGCTGCCCATTCGCTGAGGCTGGGGAGTGGAGCAGGGCGGCAGGGGCTGGGGTAGGAGGGTCTCTGTGCCTGTTAAGCTGTGGGGGGCTCCAGCTGTATGGGATGTTACATGCAATGGGGTTTGGAGGGGTGAGTGCTGGGGCGGGGTTTCAGCCCTGGCCTTGGTGGGGCTACCAGCTGGGCTGCAGGCTCTGTGAGGTGGGGGTGTGTCTGTCCTTGTCAATCATCGGCACTCATCCCCTCCTCTTCTGTTGCTCCAACTCCTGCCCCTGGACTAAACCCAACTGCAACCCCCGTCCGGGGTCCTGGGTGCAGCTGCCCTGTGCCTCACCCTCAGGAGGGCCTAGccacccccttcccctctccccagccctcccccCTCCCTACCCCTGGTCCCTGGGGCAGGAAGAGAAGCTGGTGGTGTGTGATGTCATCAGTAAGCGCCAGTCCGAAGCATTCCCCCTTTATACACTAATGGACCCCCCCTCAAACGGACTGAACCTGCATCCTAACCTTAACACCCACCCTGGCCAGACCAGAACCTCAAGACACCCCCACCTCCCTGACCCTCCCAGCCCACCATGGATGCCTCAAGCTGGGGTTGCATCCCAGGACTCTTCCCAGGCTAGTCTAGTTCTGGACACTGACTCCACAATGTACCTGCGCCCCCCCTCTCCAATCGACCTGTCCCGGAGCATAGACCAGGCCTTGTACAGCGAAACCCTGTTCCCCCACAGTCTCTTCAGTCATCCCAGGTTACTCCACGCATCCTCCAGCCTCTCCTTGAACTCCCCTGGCTCCCACCTCAGCAAGAGTGCCTCACAACCTGGACACAGCTCAGCCGACAGCTCCCTCTACCGGAGCTCTTCCTGTAGAgatgttgatatgtctcctacacGGCCTCCCCAGCCAGGGTGCTTCCTCCCAGGCCACGGTgatcccatctctccccctgaGCGCTGGTGGAGAGGTAGTAACTCCAGCTGCATGTGCCAGGAATCCCTGAGTGGGTCTTCCCAGGGTCTGTTCTCCAGCCCGGGGGCAGGAGGGGCGCATTCTCATCCCCACTCCACGAGAGGGCAGCTCCCCTCCCAGAGCAGTCTGCCCAGGACGCTCCCCAACCTCTCCCACCACAGACACTACCGCACCCTCAGCTCCACCTCGCAGGACAGTCAGGGGGAGGGGCGGCTGGCGGGCAGAGAGGACCTGAGTGAAAGCAGGTTGCTGGAACAGGATCTGGCCGTACAAGCGGAGTTCGTCAACGTGTGCCGACAGATCGATGCTCTTAGCGTGTGCAGTGACACTATTGACCTGTAG